The Girardinichthys multiradiatus isolate DD_20200921_A chromosome Y, DD_fGirMul_XY1, whole genome shotgun sequence genome has a window encoding:
- the LOC124864514 gene encoding C1q-related factor-like, translating into MLVLVLVVLIPVLVSSVSTDASHYEMLGTCRMVCDPYTNKGTPASSTSSTGLQGEAEALTDHSNVLPPSTLQQGPQGKPGRPGKPGPPGPPGPPGPPGEPGLPGPPGDREDHGILGLGGNGAISTATYSTVPRVAFYAGLKNPHEGYEILKFDDVVTNLGNNYDGISGKFICSIPGTYFFIYHVLMRGGDGTSMWADLCKNGQVRASAIAQDADQNYDYASNSVILHLDAGDEVYIKLDGGKAHGGNNNKYSTFSGFILYAD; encoded by the exons ATGCTGGTCCTGGTGCTGGTGGTGCTCATCCCTGTGCTTGTCAGCTCCGTGAGTACAGATGCCAGCCACTATGAGATGCTGGGCACCTGTCGAATGGTGTGCGACCCTTACACGAACAAGGGCACTCCAGCCAGCAGCACCAGCTCCACTGGTCTGCAGGGAGAGGCAGAGGCACTAACTGACCACAGCAATGTTCTGCCACCATCCACCCTGCAGCAGGGTCCGCAGGGAAAGCCTGGCAGGCCAGGAAAGCCAGGGCCACCTGGACCACCTGGACCCCCCGGACCACCTGGTGAACCGGGGCTACCAGGGCCCCCAGGTGACAGAGAGGATCATGGAATTTTGGGTCTGGGGGGTAACGGAGCTATCAGCACAGCCACCTACAGCACAGTGCCCCGGGTGGCTTTCTATGCCGGGCTTAAAAACCCCCATGAAGGCTACGAGATCCTAAAGTTTGACGACGTGGTCACCAATCTTGGCAACAACTACGATGGCATTTCGGGCAAGTTCATTTGCAGCATACCGGGTACATACTTCTTCATCTACCATGTGCTGATGAGAGGAGGGGATGGCACAAGCATGTGGGCAGACCTCTGCAAGAACGGTCAG GTTCGTGCAAGTGCCATTGCCCAAGATGCTGACCAGAACTATGACTACGCCTCAAACAGTGTCATCCTCCATCTGGACGCAGGCGATGAGGTGTACATCAAACTAGATGGCGGCAAAGCCCACGGCGGCAACAACAACAAGTACAGCACCTTCTCTGGCTTCATCCTTTACGCAGACTGA